A portion of the Lolium rigidum isolate FL_2022 chromosome 1, APGP_CSIRO_Lrig_0.1, whole genome shotgun sequence genome contains these proteins:
- the LOC124683965 gene encoding uncharacterized protein LOC124683965, with product MEEVKWGHKSQTNFLRRCVVAERWASTRCSRWHTEDGNLDRFLRCRDSAVDVDEQGCIDLLGQCAAPLLPVPPCLRRSLSPDSALLHLLRASSENHDCDAGEALG from the exons atggaggaggTGAAGTGGGGACATAAGAGCCAGACCAACTTCCTCCGCCGATGCGTAG TTGCAGAAAGGTGGGCGTCCACGAGGTGCTCGAGGTGGCATACTGAAGATGGGAACCTGGACAGGTTTCTCCGCTGCCGCGACTCTGCAGTAGACGTGGACGAGCAAGGTTGCATCGACCTCCTTGGACAGTGCGCAGCACCTCTCCTGCCAGTGCCTCCCTGCCTCCGCCGCAGCCTCTCCCCTGACAGTGCGCTGCTACACCTGCTTCGGGCCTCCTCTGAGAACCATG ATTGTGATGCTGGAGAGGCACTTGGATGA